The DNA window TCTCCGCGTCCTCTTGGGCCAATGGTCCAGTGGTTCGGGCCCGACTTGAGCCATGCGGGCATCAGATGTTCTGATGGGGAGGTCGATGGCGCCGCGGACTTCCGTGGCGCCTTTTTCATGCCGGAACGAATGCGGGGCGGAAAGCAGTGCTGAAGAGGATGTTCGTGGTGCCGGACCCAGGTCGGCTGCGGCTGCGCAGCGCCACCAGGGCGGTCCTCGGCGTCGGTCTGGCGGTGGCCGTCTGCGGCCTCAGTGGTCACACACTGCCCGCTGTCATCACCGGCGGTCTCGCCGCGCTCCTCGCCCTGTTCACGGTCACCGACACGACGGTCCGCGCCCAGGCGGTCAGCACCGCCCTGCTGCCCGCCGTCGGCTTTCCCGTGCTCGCCCTCGCGGCCGGTCTCCACGACACCCCGCTGCTGCGCGACGTGGCGTTCCTCGCCGTCGCCGGGCTCGGCGTGTACGCCCGGCGCTGGGGCCCCCGGGGCCACGCCCTGGGCGTGTTCGCCTTCATGACGTTCTTCGTCGCGCAGTTCCTGCGCACGGTCCCCGAGCAGTTGCCCGGCCTGTACACCGCCGTCACCCTCGCGCTGATCGCCTCCTCGGCGGTCCGCTTCGGCCTGTGGTGCTACGAGCGGTGGATCCCGCCGCACCCCGCCCCCGCGCTCCCCGGCGGGTCGGGCCTGGCGCGAGCCACCACCCGCCAGGCGGTCCAGGTCGCCGTCGCCGGCGCGTTCGCGCTCGTCGTGGGACAGATCCTCTCCGAGGGGCGCTGGTACTGGGCCGTCGGCGCCGCCTGGTGGATCTTCGTCAACACCTCCTCGCGCGGGGAAACCCTGCTCCGCGGCTTCCGCCGCGTCCTGGGCACCGTCGTCGGCATCGGCGCCGGGCTTCTCCTCGCCCTCCCGCTGCACGGCGCGGTGGCCCCCACGGCCGCCCTGGTGGCGGTGTGCGTCTTCGGGATCTTCTACACCGCCCCGGTCTCGTACAGCTGGATGATGCTGGCGGTCACCCTGATGGTGTCGCTGCTGTACGGGCTGCTGGGTGCGCTGGAACCGGGCCTGCTCGCCCTGCGGCTCGCGGAAACCGGTGTCGGCGCCCTGGGCGCGGCGCTGGCCGTGACCTTCGTACTGCCCATCACGACGCACGCGGCGACGCACGCCTGGATCGAGCGGGCCGTGCACAGCGTGCACGGCTGCACCACCACGGCCGCGCGTCGGCTGGCCGGGGACCCGGACGCCGACCCCGCGCCGCTCGCCGCCCAGCTGGAGGTGGTGATCGGCAGGGCGCGGCTCTCCCTGGCCCCCCTCGTGCACCCCCTCAACCCGCTGCGCGCCCGCAAGGCCCGCGCCCGCCAGGTCCTGGCCCTGCTGGACGACTGCGCCCGGGAGGTGCGCGGGCTCGCCTCGGTAGCGGCCGACCCGCAGGCGTCGCACGACGCACGGCTCGCCGCGGCCTGCTGGCGCGTGGAGGCCGCGGTTCAGGCCCTGGTGTCACCGGGTGGCGAGCCGGCCGGCTCGCCCGCGCCCCAGGGTCGGCCGTCCGCCGCGCCGCACACCGTCCCTACCGACGCCACGCCGGGCCCGGCGCACCACCCCGGCGCCGAGGCCGCGCTGAACCACCTCCACGGCCTGGAGAAGGTACTCACCGAACTGGCGGCGCCCCTGCACAGCTCTCCCGGTTCCCCGCTGGTCGGCTCCTGACCCGGCAGACGCAGCCGGGCACAGCGGTCCGGACCTCCCGCCGGCGTCCGCCCGGCAGAATGTGATCAAAGCTGTCACAGCTCTTGCGGCTGTACGCGATCACATGGCGGAAAGGGGCTCCACGTGAGCAGCAGCAACGAGGCCGGCCGGGCTGGGCGGTCCGGCGGATCCCGGAGGGCCGGTGGGTCCGGTGGGTCCGAGCGGCCAGGTGCAGGTGGGTCCGTGCGGCCCGCGCGCGCCTTCATCGGGTCGTTCACCTCGGCGGGAGGCCGCGGTGTCACCGCCGCCGAGGTCGACCCGGAGACGGGCGCGCTGACGGTGCTCGGTTCCACCGACGCCGTCGCCGACCCGTCGTTCCTCGCGCTCGCCCCCGGAGGAACGTTTCTGTACGCCGTGAGCGAGACCGAGGACGGGGCGGCCGCCGCCTTCGACGTGTCCGGCGCAGGCGCCCCGTTCCCTGCCGGCGAGCCGGTCCCGGTGGGTGGCGCCTCCCCCACCCACCTCGCGCTCTCGGACGGCTACCTGGTCACCGCCAACTACGGCTCCGGGAGCGTCACCGTGCTTCCCGTCGGGACGGACGGCGCCCTGGAGGCCGCCACCGGTGTACTGCACCACCGCGGCAACGGCCCCGACCAGGACCGTCAGGCGGGACCGCACGCGCACCAGGTGCTGCCCGACCCCACGGGACGCTGGGTGCTCAGCGTCGACCTCGGCACCGACTCCGTACGGGTGTGCGCTCTCGCCGCGCCCACCGGAACGCTGCGGGTGCACACCGAGACCGCGCTCCGGCCGGGCACCGGACCGCGCCACCTCGCCTTCCACCCCGGCGGCGGTCACGCCTACGTCGTTTGCGAGCTGGAGCCGATCGTCACCGTTTGCCGCTGGGACGCAGAGTCCGGCGTACTCGTGCCGCTCGGTGAGGCCCCCGTCGTGGCGCCGGGCACGGAGGGGACGACGTACCCGTCCGAGGCCGTCGTGTCCCACGACGGACGCTTCCTGTGGGTCGCCGGCCGCGGGCACGACAGCGTCGCCGTCCTCGCGCTCGGCGCGGGCGGCGAGGAGGCGGAATTCGTGGCGGCGGTGGAGTGCGGCGGTCACTGGCCGCGCGACCTGACCCTGGACCCCTCGGGGCGCAGGCTCTACGCCGCCAATGAACGCTCCGGTGATGTCACCTGGTTCGACATCGACCAGGAGACGGGCATACCGCGTCGGGCGGGCTCCATCGAGGCGCCCGCCGCGTCCTGCGTCGTCTTCGGCTGACGGCTGGCGGCTGAACGGGAGCGGGCTGACGGGAGCCGGCCGGAGGCGGGAGCGGACACGGGAACGCCCCGAGGGCCCGCACCGGTTTCCCTCGGTGCGGGCCCTCGGGGCGCTCGCGCAACCAGCCGTGCGGCCACGCGGCCGTGCGTCCGCCCGCCGCGGTCGCCGTGCGGCCGGGTGGGCGCCACTCAGTGGGCCGGCATGCCCTGGGCCTGCTGCGGGGCGATGCCCAGCGCCGTCGTGTAGTGCGACAGGGCGAGCTTGCCGATCGCCGGGTAGGCGCCCAGCGGCTCGGCGGTCGCGCAGTCCGCCTCCTTGACGGCCGCGTCCAGGAGGCTGTCGGGCACCTCCGGGCCGATCACGTACGGCGCCAGGGCGAGCTGCGTCGAGCCGGAACCGCGCAGCTGCTCCGCGACGGCGCCGACCGAACCCTCCTCGTCGAGCGCTGCCGCTATCACCGGTACGGCGAGACGCGCGGCCAGCAGCATGCCGGTGATACCGGCGGCCTGCACGGCCTCGTCGCCGCCCACGGTGGCCAGGATGATGCCGTCGGCCGCGGTGGCCACCGTGAACAGCCTGGCACGGTCGGCGCGCGACAGCCCGGCCTCGGACAGGCGCACGTGCAGCGCCTCCGCGAGCAGCGGGTGGGGGCCGAGGACGTCGGTCAGCTCGACCGCGGCGCGGCTGTCCATGACGGCCTGCCGTATCCGGCGCATCAGGGCGTTCTCCGGGCCGGCGAGCAGCGGCACCACGACGGCGGCCGGACCCTGCGGCTCGGCGGCCTCACGGCCCGCGGCGAGCGCCTGCTCGTAGCGGGCGGTGCGCTCGGAGGCGGTGTGCGCCAGAACGTTCTCCAGCGTGGGGTACTCGTCGTTGTCGCCGTCGAGGTAGCCGATCCTGGCGTCGAGGCCGGGCAGCTCGGAACGGGCGATACTGACGACTTCCTCGGCCAGGCTGCGCGACGCGCTGCCCGGGGTGCCGGGGACGGCGAGGACAAGCGCGGGCGCGCCCTCGGGCGCCACCACGGGTTCCGGCCGGCGGTGCCGTCCGGACTGTCGTGGTCGCGGCATTCGTACAGGCAGGCCGGATGCGGGCCCAGTGGGGGAGCTCATGGCGCCGCATGCTACTGGGTTTGTGTGCTCGGCTGTTCGGGGAGGGGGCGTTGCAGCGGTGTCTGTCCGCATTTATCCCGTGAGTCGCTATGAGTTCAACTGCCCTGCTCTGTCAGTACGTGCAACAGGCGCCCTTCCGCGGGCAGCCGCGGACCGTTCGTGACGAGCGACGCGGCGACGCGCACGGCTCCGGCCAGCGGATCTCCCGCCGCCGGAACGCCGCGCGCGTGCGGTAGCCGCCGCGCGAGTGCGGCCCGCAGGGGTACGAGCAACGGGTCGCCCATCTTGAACAGGCCGCCGGTGAGGGCGAACTCGCACTCCCCGGCCGCCGGGCAGACGGCGGCGGCGGCATCGGCGATGTGCCCGGCGGCCTCCCGCAGGATGCCGGCCGCCACGGGGTCGGCGGCGCCGGACGTCGCGCAGGCGGCGACTTCCGGCGCGAACGAGGCGAGCACGGCGGGGCGGTCGGCGCGCGGGTAGAGCATCCCGGGCAGCTCGGGCGCGGGACCGAACACCGCCTCCGCACGGGCCAGCAGCGCGGGGGAGCCGCCGGGCCTCCCGTCGTGGGCGCGCATCGCCGCTTCGAGTCCGGCGCGGCCGATCCAGGCACCGCCGCCGCAGTCGCCGAGCAGATGCCCCCAGCCGTCGGCCCGGCGCCAGTGGGTCAGGTCCGTACCGAGCGCGATCATCCCGGTGCCGGCGGCCACCACCGCTCCCGGCCGCGTACCGAGCGCCCCCGCGTACGCCGTGACGCCGTCGGCGGCCAGCGCCAGACGACGTACGCCCAAAGCACTCGCCAGCGCCCCCGGCAGCCGGGCGCGCAGATCGTCACCGAGGGTCGCCATGCCGGCGGCTCCGATCGCGGCGGCTCCGATCGTCACGGGGGCCGGGGCTCCGCCGTCCCGTTGTGCGGCGCGGTCGAGCAGCGCCCGTGCCATGGGCAGCAGTTGCTCCAGCAGGTGCGCCGCGTCGATTCCGGCGGGACCGGTACGCACGGGCTTACGGGACGCGGCGGACTCCGTGCGCCCGGCGCCGCCGCCGAGGCCGGCGTCCGAGACGTCCGCGAGCGCCACCCGCAGCCCCGACCCGCCGGAGTCGACCCCGAGCACCCAGGGCGTCACGGCAGTCGCCAGTCCACCGGCTGCGCGCCCTGGCGGACCAGCAGTTCATTGGTGCGGCTGAACGGCCGCGAACCGAAGAAACCGCGGTCCGCCGACATCGGTGACGGGTGGGCCGACTCGATGGCCGGAACGTCGCCGAGCAGCGGACGCAGGTTGCGGGCGTCACGCCCCCACAACACCGACACCATCGGTTTTCCGCGCGCGACGAGCGCCCGGATCGCCTGCTCGGTCACTTCCTCCCACCCCTTGCCCCGGTGCGCGGCCGGTTTGCGGGGAGCCGTGGTGAGCGCCCTGTTGAGCAGCAGCACTCCCTGCCGGGTCCACGGCGTCAGGTCCCCGTTGGACGGCCGGGGCGCTCCGAGGTCGGTGTGCATCTCCCGGTAGATGTTCTCCAGGCTCCCGGGCAGCGGCCGCACCTCGGGCGCCACGGAGAAGCTGAGCCCCACGGCGTGGCCCGGCGTGGGATACGGGTCCTGGCCGACGATCAGGACCCGCACCTCGTCGAACGGCTGCTGGAATGCGCGCAGTACGTTCGCACCCGCAGGCAGGTAGGTACGCCCGGCGGCGATCTCCGCGCGCAGGAAGTCGCCCATAGCGGCGACCCGTTCGGCCACGGGTTCCAGAGCGTCCGCCCAGCCGGGCTCGACGATCTCTTTCAACGGTCTTGCTGCCACGGGCGTCACTCTACTGGCGGCCCGGCCACCCCGATCAACCGATCACCGCCGCCCGTACGCACAGCACGTCGGGCAGGTGAGAGGCGAGCATCCGCCAGCTGTCGCCGTCGTCCGCGCTCGCGAACAACTCGCCGTTGCGATTGCCGAAGTACACCCCCGCCGGGTCGGCGTCGTCCGTGCAGAGCGCGTCGCGCAGCACCGTTCCGTAGTGCGGCTCGGGGGGCAGTCCGGCGGACAGTGGCTCCCAGCTCCCGCCCGCGTCCGCGGTGCGGTAGACCCGGCACTTGTTGCCGGCGGGCACCCGGTCGGAGTCCGCGGTGATGGGGAAGACGTACGCCGTGTCCGCGCGGTGCGGATGCGCGGCGGCGGCGAAACCGAACGTCGAGGGCAGCCCCGCCCCGATGTCGGCCCAGTTGGCCCCGGCGTCGTCGCTGCGGAACACGCCCCAGTGGTTCTGGAGGTACAGCCGGTCGGGGTCCGCCGCGTCCTGGGCGATCTTGTGCACGCACTGGCCGAACTCGGGGTTCGGATCGGGCAGGAAGACCGCCGACACGCCCTTGTTGGAGGGCGACCAGCTCGCCCCGCCGTCCAGCGAGCGGAACACCCCGGCGGTGGACACCGCGACCGTCACCGCCCCGGCGTCCCGTGGATCGGTGATGATCGTGTGCAGCCCCTCGCCGCCACCGCCGGGCACCCACCGCGAGCGCGTCGGATGCTCCCACAGCGGCCGTACGAGCTCGAAGGACTCGCCGCGGTCCTCCGACCGGAACAGCGCCGCCGGCTCCGTCCCCGCGTACACCACGCCGGGCGCCTCGGCCCCGGCGGGACGCAGCTGCCAGACCCGCTCCAGCGACGTGTCCGAGTAGTCGGGGAACTTCACGGCGGGCTGCTTGGGCTCGACCCAGGTCGCTCCCAGGTCGTCGGAGTGGAAGACCGACGGACCCCAGTGCAGGCTGTCCCCGCCGACGAGCAGCCTGGGCACCGCGCCGCGCGTGTCGATGGCGACCGAGTACACCGCCTGCGCGGTGAAGTGGGGGCCGTCGATCTGCCACTCGCCGCCGCGCCTGCGGCCGATGAAAAGCCCTTTTCGTGTACCTACGGTGAGCAGTACGTCGGTCATCGCCGACACCTCCAGGACGCCGTTGTCTCAGATACGGGCCAGTGTGCACCCGACCACTGACAGCGGCCCTCGGGCCGGGTGTTGCCGCAGGTCGGACGGCATGCCGGGGTCGTGTGCGGGGCGCGCCCCCGCATTGCCGCACGGCCGAGAACCGCGGCGGGCGTCCGGGCCGGGGGCCTTCGCCGTCCGGCGCCGAGGGGGCTAGCTGTATTGCCCTGTGAGGTTGGGGACGCGGCTGGCGGGGGTTGGCCCTTCAGCGCGGTGTGTCCGCGGTGGTGATTGTAGGTGTGCAGCCACTCGGGGAAGACGTCGCGTCGTTCCTGCTCGGAGCGGTAGGGGCGGGCGTAGGCCCATTCGTCGAGCAGGGTCCGGTTCAGGCGTTCGACCTTGCCGTTCGTCTGGGGCCGGTAGGGGCGGGTGCGCTTGTGGGTGATCCCGGCCTCGGCGAGGACGTTGCGCCAGTCTCGTGAGCGGTAGCAGGAGCCGTTGTCGGTCAGGACCCGCTCCACGGTGATTCCGGCTTGGGTGAAGAACGCGTGGGCACGGGTCCAGAAGGCTGTGGCGGTCTCCTTCCTCTCGTCGGTGAGGATCTCGCTGTAGGCCAGGCGGGAGTGGTCGTCGACGGCCGTGTGGATATAGCTGTAGCCGGCCCCGCGCCGTTTGCTGCGGCCTTCTTGTCTGCCGAGAACCTTGTGGCCGCCGCCGTTGGGGATGTTGCCGAGTTTCTTGATGTCGACGTGGACGAGTTCGCCGGGCCGCTCGCGTTCGTAGCGGCGTATGACGCGGCCGGTGGCCCGGTCCAGGTGGGTGAGGCGGGCCAGGCCGTAGCGGGTCAGGACGCGGTGCACGGTCGAGGGCACCAGGTGCAGCAGGCCTGCGATGCGGGCCGGTCCCCAGCGGCGCAGGATGCGGACCTTGATGATCCGCCGTTCGGTGCGGGTCGGGGTGCGGCGCGGGCTCGTGTGCGGGCGGGAGGACAGATCCCTCATGCCGGCCTCGCCGTGTGTGCGGTAGCGGTCGGCCCAGCGCTGGGCCGTGGTCGGTGAGACCTGGAAGCGTTCGGCGGCCCGGCGCAGGGGCCAGCCGTCCTCGACCACGCAACGGGCAAGACGCAGCCGTCCGGTCTCGGTCAGGGGTGCATTACGGTGGGGCACGAGGGCCTTTCTGTAGGTGTAGACGTCGCAATCCACACCGAACCGGAAGGCCCTCACCCATTCAAGATCCCTCAGCCGAGACCTGGCTCACCCGTCCACAACCTCCCGGGGCAGAACAGCTAGCCGGCGTCCGCCGCGGTCGTCGCGGCCGCCAGCAGGAGCGGCAGGAACCGGCGGGCGAGCGCGCCCGGCATGAGCCGCTCTGGTTCGACGTAACTCTGGCCGAGCGCCCCCTCCCGCATGGCGATCACCACCCGCACCAGCTCGTCGAGGTCGACGGTGGGCCGCAGCCCGGCCCGCTCGAACAGGTCGCGCAGCAGGCGGACCGCCTCCGCGCGCAGCCGGGCGTCGTGATCGGCGAGCATCCGCGCCGCCCGCGGGTCGCGGACGGCGTACAGGGTGAACTCTGTGGTCACCAGGAACCAGGTGCGCTCGTCCGGATCGACGTACGCCAGGACCTCGGCGATCCGGCCGACGGTCAGGTCGTCGTCGCCGATCTCCGCCGCCGTCCGGGCGATGCGCCCGAGCTCACGGTCGGCGTGCGCGTCGAAGAGCGCGAAGAACAGCTCGTCCTTAGTACGGAAGTTGGAGTAGAAGGCGCCCCGCGTGTAGCCGGCCCGCCGGCAGATGTCCTCGATCCCGGCGCCCTGGAAGCCCGCCTCCGCGAACACCTCCCGCGCGGCGTCCAGCAGCCGTGCCAGCGTCTGCGGCCGCCGCTTGGTCGGTCCCTTCGGCATCGGCCACCTCACTTCCGCACATTCCGGACCCTCGGGGCCCGGACCCTTGACAGCGCGTACGGCCTCGGAAAGCATCCCGACCCGTATCGGATACGCGAATGTATCCGATGGACGAGGAGGCACACCATGCCCGGAGCGACGCCCCCCACCATGTCCCAGGTCATCGAGGCAGCCGTCGGACCCGTGCCCGAAGGGGTGTCGCTCCCGACGCCGCCCTCCTTCGGTTCGGCCGAGGAGGAACGGCGCTACCGCAAGGAACAACTGGCCGCCGGATTCAGGCTCTTCGGCAAGTTCGGCTTCTCCGAGGGCGTAGCGGGCCACATCACCGTCCGCGACCCGGAGCAGCCCGGCGCGTTCTGGGTCAATCCCTTCGGCATGAGCTTCAGCCAGATCCGGGCGTCCGACCTGATCCTCGTCGACCACGAGGGGAAACTCCTGCACGGCAACCGTCCCGTGAACCGGGCCGCGTTCGTCATCCACTCGGAGGTGCACAAGGCACGCCCCGACGCACTGGCCGCCGCACACTCCCACTCGCTGCACGGCAAGGCGTTCTCCAGCCTCGGCATACCCCTCGACCCGATAACCCAGGACGCCTG is part of the Streptomyces agglomeratus genome and encodes:
- a CDS encoding lactonase family protein — its product is MRPARAFIGSFTSAGGRGVTAAEVDPETGALTVLGSTDAVADPSFLALAPGGTFLYAVSETEDGAAAAFDVSGAGAPFPAGEPVPVGGASPTHLALSDGYLVTANYGSGSVTVLPVGTDGALEAATGVLHHRGNGPDQDRQAGPHAHQVLPDPTGRWVLSVDLGTDSVRVCALAAPTGTLRVHTETALRPGTGPRHLAFHPGGGHAYVVCELEPIVTVCRWDAESGVLVPLGEAPVVAPGTEGTTYPSEAVVSHDGRFLWVAGRGHDSVAVLALGAGGEEAEFVAAVECGGHWPRDLTLDPSGRRLYAANERSGDVTWFDIDQETGIPRRAGSIEAPAASCVVFG
- a CDS encoding sirohydrochlorin chelatase, with product MSSPTGPASGLPVRMPRPRQSGRHRRPEPVVAPEGAPALVLAVPGTPGSASRSLAEEVVSIARSELPGLDARIGYLDGDNDEYPTLENVLAHTASERTARYEQALAAGREAAEPQGPAAVVVPLLAGPENALMRRIRQAVMDSRAAVELTDVLGPHPLLAEALHVRLSEAGLSRADRARLFTVATAADGIILATVGGDEAVQAAGITGMLLAARLAVPVIAAALDEEGSVGAVAEQLRGSGSTQLALAPYVIGPEVPDSLLDAAVKEADCATAEPLGAYPAIGKLALSHYTTALGIAPQQAQGMPAH
- a CDS encoding N-acetylglucosamine kinase, which codes for MATAVTPWVLGVDSGGSGLRVALADVSDAGLGGGAGRTESAASRKPVRTGPAGIDAAHLLEQLLPMARALLDRAAQRDGGAPAPVTIGAAAIGAAGMATLGDDLRARLPGALASALGVRRLALAADGVTAYAGALGTRPGAVVAAGTGMIALGTDLTHWRRADGWGHLLGDCGGGAWIGRAGLEAAMRAHDGRPGGSPALLARAEAVFGPAPELPGMLYPRADRPAVLASFAPEVAACATSGAADPVAAGILREAAGHIADAAAAVCPAAGECEFALTGGLFKMGDPLLVPLRAALARRLPHARGVPAAGDPLAGAVRVAASLVTNGPRLPAEGRLLHVLTEQGS
- a CDS encoding WD40/YVTN/BNR-like repeat-containing protein, which encodes MTDVLLTVGTRKGLFIGRRRGGEWQIDGPHFTAQAVYSVAIDTRGAVPRLLVGGDSLHWGPSVFHSDDLGATWVEPKQPAVKFPDYSDTSLERVWQLRPAGAEAPGVVYAGTEPAALFRSEDRGESFELVRPLWEHPTRSRWVPGGGGEGLHTIITDPRDAGAVTVAVSTAGVFRSLDGGASWSPSNKGVSAVFLPDPNPEFGQCVHKIAQDAADPDRLYLQNHWGVFRSDDAGANWADIGAGLPSTFGFAAAAHPHRADTAYVFPITADSDRVPAGNKCRVYRTADAGGSWEPLSAGLPPEPHYGTVLRDALCTDDADPAGVYFGNRNGELFASADDGDSWRMLASHLPDVLCVRAAVIG
- a CDS encoding TetR/AcrR family transcriptional regulator; translation: MPKGPTKRRPQTLARLLDAAREVFAEAGFQGAGIEDICRRAGYTRGAFYSNFRTKDELFFALFDAHADRELGRIARTAAEIGDDDLTVGRIAEVLAYVDPDERTWFLVTTEFTLYAVRDPRAARMLADHDARLRAEAVRLLRDLFERAGLRPTVDLDELVRVVIAMREGALGQSYVEPERLMPGALARRFLPLLLAAATTAADAG
- a CDS encoding uracil-DNA glycosylase, whose product is MAARPLKEIVEPGWADALEPVAERVAAMGDFLRAEIAAGRTYLPAGANVLRAFQQPFDEVRVLIVGQDPYPTPGHAVGLSFSVAPEVRPLPGSLENIYREMHTDLGAPRPSNGDLTPWTRQGVLLLNRALTTAPRKPAAHRGKGWEEVTEQAIRALVARGKPMVSVLWGRDARNLRPLLGDVPAIESAHPSPMSADRGFFGSRPFSRTNELLVRQGAQPVDWRLP
- a CDS encoding class II aldolase/adducin family protein, with protein sequence MPGATPPTMSQVIEAAVGPVPEGVSLPTPPSFGSAEEERRYRKEQLAAGFRLFGKFGFSEGVAGHITVRDPEQPGAFWVNPFGMSFSQIRASDLILVDHEGKLLHGNRPVNRAAFVIHSEVHKARPDALAAAHSHSLHGKAFSSLGIPLDPITQDACAFFEDHGLYSDYQGVVSDAEEGRRIGAALGPYKAVILQNHGLLTVGRSVAEAVWWFITMERSCQAQLLAMAAGTPRLIDRDTALHTRSQVGGHFAGWFQAQPLWDQITASDPDLFG
- a CDS encoding FUSC family protein produces the protein MLKRMFVVPDPGRLRLRSATRAVLGVGLAVAVCGLSGHTLPAVITGGLAALLALFTVTDTTVRAQAVSTALLPAVGFPVLALAAGLHDTPLLRDVAFLAVAGLGVYARRWGPRGHALGVFAFMTFFVAQFLRTVPEQLPGLYTAVTLALIASSAVRFGLWCYERWIPPHPAPALPGGSGLARATTRQAVQVAVAGAFALVVGQILSEGRWYWAVGAAWWIFVNTSSRGETLLRGFRRVLGTVVGIGAGLLLALPLHGAVAPTAALVAVCVFGIFYTAPVSYSWMMLAVTLMVSLLYGLLGALEPGLLALRLAETGVGALGAALAVTFVLPITTHAATHAWIERAVHSVHGCTTTAARRLAGDPDADPAPLAAQLEVVIGRARLSLAPLVHPLNPLRARKARARQVLALLDDCAREVRGLASVAADPQASHDARLAAACWRVEAAVQALVSPGGEPAGSPAPQGRPSAAPHTVPTDATPGPAHHPGAEAALNHLHGLEKVLTELAAPLHSSPGSPLVGS